One window of Pyrus communis chromosome 12, drPyrComm1.1, whole genome shotgun sequence genomic DNA carries:
- the LOC137710859 gene encoding protein DETOXIFICATION 56-like, with protein sequence MSATTISHLEDNPTEKTFQKWPSNFFKVTLLELKIQRGIALPLLAVNLTWFAKIGITTAFLGRLGELQLAGGTLGFTFANVTGFSVLNGLCAAMEPICGQAFGARNIRLLHKTLLMTTFLLLLATLPISFLWLNVDKILIHFGQQEDISTAAKTYVFYLLPDLVVTSLLCPIKAYLNSQGITVPSMFCSGLALAFHIPVNILLAKAKGLKGVAMSVWITDLMVVALLALYTCVIEIKAKEGRWKEGGWLDQHVSDWKRLLKLCGPCCLTTCLEWWCYEILMLLTGRLANAKEAVGVLAIVLNFDYLLYSVMLSLATCASTRVSNELGANRAGPAYQSAFVSVAVSVVSGFIGGLVMLGARGSWGPLFTHDKGILGGVKKMMLLMALVEVVNFPLAVCGGIVRGTARPWLAMYANLGGFYLLALPLGVVLAFKIALGLSGLLIGFLIGMVACLILLLIFVLRINWEEEACKAQTLASVGCQAPE encoded by the coding sequence ATGTCTGCAACAACAATATCACATTTGGAAGACAACCCAACTGAGAAAACCTTTCAGAAATGGCCATCCAATTTCTTCAAGGTCACGCTTTTGGAGCTGAAAATACAAAGGGGAATAGCTCTTCCTCTTTTGGCAGTGAACTTGACATGGTTTGCCAAGATAGGCATCACAACAGCTTTTCTTGGCAGGCTCGGGGAGCTCCAACTGGCTGGCGGTACGCTTGGCTTCACTTTTGCGAACGTCACCGGCTTCTCAGTTTTAAATGGGCTCTGTGCTGCCATGGAACCTATTTGTGGTCAAGCTTTTGGAGCTAGAAATATAAGGCTCCTCCACAAAACCCTTCTCATGACAACTTTCTTGCTGCTCCTCGCAACGCTTCCTATTTCGTTCTTGTGGCTCAATGTTGACAAAATCCTCATCCATTTTGGCCAGCAAGAAGATATTTCAACGGCTGCGAAGACCTACGTCTTCTATCTCCTGCCAGACTTGGTAGTTACTTCACTCTTATGTCCCATTAAGGCCTACTTGAACTCACAAGGCATCACAGTGCCATCAATGTTCTGCTCGGGTCTAGCGCTTGCTTTTCACATACCGGTAAACATCTTGCTTGCAAAAGCCAAGGGTCTCAAGGGTGTTGCAATGTCTGTGTGGATCACTGATCTCATGGTTGTGGCTCTACTTGCCTTGTATACGTGTGTCATTGAAATTAAGGCAAAGGAAGGGAGGTGGAAGGAAGGGGGTTGGCTTGATCAACATGTCAGCGATTGGAAAAGGTTGCTCAAGCTTTGTGGACCTTGCTGCCTCACTACCTGCCTTGAATGGTGGTGCTATGAGATATTGATGTTGCTCACAGGCCGGCTTGCGAATGCCAAGGAGGCAGTGGGAGTATTAGCAATTGTGTTAAACTTCGACTATCTGCTTTACTCGGTGATGCTTTCTTTGGCAACTTGTGCATCAACCCGCGTCTCCAACGAGCTTGGAGCAAACAGAGCAGGCCCTGCTTATCAGTCTGCATTTGTGTCTGTTGCAGTGAGTGTGGTCTCGGGTTTCATAGGCGGTTTGGTGATGTTAGGAGCCAGGGGAAGTTGGGGGCCTTTGTTCACTCATGACAAAGGAATTTTAGGAGGTGTGAAGAAGATGATGCTGCTGATGGCTTTAGTCGAGGTGGTGAATTTCCCTTTAGCAGTTTGTGGAGGGATTGTCCGGGGAACGGCGCGACCGTGGTTAGCCATGTATGCAAATCTTGGTGGGTTCTACCTCCTGGCCTTGCCCTTGGGAGTTGTCTTAGCCTTCAAGATTGCACTTGGGCTCAGTGGATTGCTGATAGGGTTCTTAATTGGAATGGTTGCatgcttgattttgttgctaatttttgttttgaggATCAATTGGGAAGAAGAAGCTTGCAAGGCACAAACACTTGCTTCCGTTGGTTGTCAAGCACCAGAATAA
- the LOC137710012 gene encoding uncharacterized protein, with product MESSQSPASAQHGLTQNEPHNATKQAPHSENQIKPLELEDSEEEVEHVNNKRPKLGRSFVWDHMVRTRKVVDGKAKFIAICNICKADVLAHPNKNGTSSCRNHLRQQCKNSLYYMKGAEKGQSILTNEAMVGGTLGYRLFNQKSCEDVLNEFMIRDAIQGS from the coding sequence ATGGAGTCTAGCCAATCACCCGCTAGTGCACAACATGGATTAACCCAAAATGAACCACACAATGCAACCAAACAAGCACCCCAttctgaaaatcaaattaagcCTTTGGAACTGGAAGATAGCGAGGAAGAAGTGGAACATGTGAATAACAAGAGACCCAAACTGGGTCGTTCATTTGTCTGGGATCACATGGTTAGAACTAGAAAGGTCGTTGATGGGAAAGCTAAGTTCATTGCCATTTGCAACATTTGCAAAGCCGATGTTCTTGCACATCCAAATAAAAATGGTACCTCGTCTTGTAGGAACCACCTTAGACAGCAATGTAAGAATTCACTGTATTATATGAAAGGTGCTGAGAAAGGTCAATCTATATTGACAAATGAGGCAATGGTTGGTGGGACTTTGGGTTACCGCTTATTTAATCAGAAAAGTTGTGAAGATGTTCTCAATGAATTTATGATTAGAGATGCCATTCAGGGCAGTTGA
- the LOC137710860 gene encoding ATP-dependent Clp protease ATP-binding subunit CLPT2, chloroplastic-like isoform X1, producing MALHSLSKLPTTTSALIPRTEPDPTSRPSNLQSPWLSANSLSLPPPSLRVRTQEPKVHRFSATVCLSLPTANAEIVSSTEKVPKWSWRAIKSFAMGELEARKPSMQLLGLKQFSWGSSLRVREETIKLLGKAVVFQS from the exons ATGGCCCTTCACTCCCTCTCCAAGCTTCCAACGACCACCTCCGCCCTGATCCCCAGAACTGAACCGGACCCCACTTCGAGACCCAGCAATTTGCAGAGCCCATGGCTGAGCGCCAACAGCCTCTCGCTTCCGCCCCCGAGCCTCAGAGTCAGAACCCAAGAGCCGAAGGTCCACCGTTTCTCCGCCACCGTCTGTCTCAGCCTCCCTACCGC AAATGCGGAAATAGTTTCGTCCACTGAGAAAGTGCCCAA GTGGTCTTGGAGGGCTATAAAGTCATTTGCCATGGGTGAATTGGAAGCCAGGAAGCCAAGTATGCAACTACTGGGACTGAAGCAATTCTCATGGGGATCCTCATTGAGG GTGCGTGAAGAAACAATCAAGTTACTTGGGAAAGCGGTGGTTTTTCAGTCCTGA
- the LOC137710860 gene encoding ATP-dependent Clp protease ATP-binding subunit CLPT2, chloroplastic-like isoform X3 — protein sequence MALHSLSKLPTTTSALIPRTEPDPTSRPSNLQSPWLSANSLSLPPPSLRVRTQEPKVHRFSATVCLSLPTANAEIVSSTEKVPKWSWRAIKSFAMGELEARKPSMQLLGLKQFSWGSSLR from the exons ATGGCCCTTCACTCCCTCTCCAAGCTTCCAACGACCACCTCCGCCCTGATCCCCAGAACTGAACCGGACCCCACTTCGAGACCCAGCAATTTGCAGAGCCCATGGCTGAGCGCCAACAGCCTCTCGCTTCCGCCCCCGAGCCTCAGAGTCAGAACCCAAGAGCCGAAGGTCCACCGTTTCTCCGCCACCGTCTGTCTCAGCCTCCCTACCGC AAATGCGGAAATAGTTTCGTCCACTGAGAAAGTGCCCAA GTGGTCTTGGAGGGCTATAAAGTCATTTGCCATGGGTGAATTGGAAGCCAGGAAGCCAAGTATGCAACTACTGGGACTGAAGCAATTCTCATGGGGATCCTCATTGAGG TGA
- the LOC137710860 gene encoding ATP-dependent Clp protease ATP-binding subunit CLPT2, chloroplastic-like isoform X4 — MGILIEGTILAANFLRENAITLLRCVKKQSSYLGKRWFFSPEHPALTEEAQLVLDWAVDKKKKSGDSGEVTTSHLLLGIWYEGESLGHKITAGLGFNEEKVKELESSSTKPGFIDG, encoded by the exons ATGGGGATCCTCATTGAGG GAACCATTCTCGCTGCCAATTTTTTACGGGAAAATGCAATTACACTACTAAGGTGCGTGAAGAAACAATCAAGTTACTTGGGAAAGCGGTGGTTTTTCAGTCCTGAGCATCCCGCATTGACTGAGGAAGCTCAACTAGTGCTTGATTGGGCtgttgataaaaagaaaaaatctg GTGATAGCGGGGAAGTTACAACATCTCATCTACTTCTTGGCATTTGGTATGAAGGGGAATCTCTGGGCCACAAGATAACGGCTGGCCTTGGCTTCAACGAGGAGAAAGTTAAAGAGCTTGAGTCCTCAAGTACTAAACCTGGATTCATCGACGGATGA
- the LOC137710860 gene encoding ATP-dependent Clp protease ATP-binding subunit CLPT2, chloroplastic-like isoform X2 gives MALHSLSKLPTTTSALIPRTEPDPTSRPSNLQSPWLSANSLSLPPPSLRVRTQEPKVHRFSATVCLSLPTANAEIVSSTEKVPKWSWRAIKSFAMGELEARKPSMQLLGLKQFSWGSSLREPFSLPIFYGKMQLHY, from the exons ATGGCCCTTCACTCCCTCTCCAAGCTTCCAACGACCACCTCCGCCCTGATCCCCAGAACTGAACCGGACCCCACTTCGAGACCCAGCAATTTGCAGAGCCCATGGCTGAGCGCCAACAGCCTCTCGCTTCCGCCCCCGAGCCTCAGAGTCAGAACCCAAGAGCCGAAGGTCCACCGTTTCTCCGCCACCGTCTGTCTCAGCCTCCCTACCGC AAATGCGGAAATAGTTTCGTCCACTGAGAAAGTGCCCAA GTGGTCTTGGAGGGCTATAAAGTCATTTGCCATGGGTGAATTGGAAGCCAGGAAGCCAAGTATGCAACTACTGGGACTGAAGCAATTCTCATGGGGATCCTCATTGAGG GAACCATTCTCGCTGCCAATTTTTTACGGGAAAATGCAATTACACTACTAA
- the LOC137711298 gene encoding ACT domain-containing protein ACR8-like — protein sequence MEWTACLGEYEKLVFRMNTPRVVIDNAVCSTATLVKVDSARRHGILLEAVQVLTDLNLSIKKAYISSDGRWFMAVFHVTDQNGNKLTDESVINYIEQSLETIHFGTSNCSNGLTALELTGTDRVGLLSEVFAVLADLQCIVVESKVWTHNGRIASLIYVKDCDSGCPIEDSQKIDRIEARLRNVLKGDNDIRSAKTSVSMAVTHTERRLHQMMFADRDYDRKPVLQHCTNSPVITVQNWAERGYSIVNIQCKDRAKLLFDVVCTLTDMDYVVFHATINTSGDRGYMEFYIRHTDGTPISSEPEQQRVIQCLQAAVQRRASEGVRLELCTEDRQGLLAYVTRTFRENGLNVTRAEISTTTDKALNVFYVTDAMGNLADAKTIESVRQKIGLSNLKVKELPLIYHQKREREEQQGVGGAVLLSLGSLVRRNLYNLGLIGSHY from the exons ATGGAGTGGACTGCTTGCCTCGGCGAATATGAGAAGCTCGTCTTCCGGATGAACACCCCCAG GGTCGTGATCGACAATGCCGTCTGCTCCACCGCGACTTTAGTCAAG GTTGACAGTGCTAGAAGGCATGGAATTCTTCTGGAGGCTGTTCAGGTCCTCACGGATCTCAACCTCTCCATTAAAAAAGCTTACATTTCTTCTGATGGTCGCTGGTTCATGGCTG TTTTTCATGTAACTGATCAAAACGGGAATAAATTAACAGACGAGAGCGTTATTAACTATATTGAGCAG TCACTTGAGACAATTCATTTTGGTACATCCAACTGTAGTAACGGTCTTACGGCCCTTGAGCTCACCGGGACAGACCGAGTAGGCCTTCTTTCCGAGGTGTTTGCGGTGCTAGCTGACCTGCAATGCATTGTGGTTGAGTCCAAGGTGTGGACGCACAATGGCCGAATTGCTTCATTGATTTATGTTAAGGATTGTGATTCCGGTTGCCCGATTGAGGACTCACAGAAAATTGATAGGATTGAAGCGCGGTTAAGGAATGTCCTTAAAGGGGACAATGATATTCGAAGCGCGAAAACCTCAGTTTCAATGGCAGTTACACACACCGAAAGAAGACTGCATCAAATGATGTTTGCAGATCGCGATTATGACAGAAAGCCCGTTTTACAGCATTGCACCAATTCTCCGGTCATAACGGTGCAGAATTGGGCTGAAAGGGGTTATTCCATAGTGAATATTCAGTGCAAAGATAGGGCAAAGCTTTTGTTCGACGTTGTTTGCACGTTGACAGACATGGACTACGTGGTTTTTCATGCCACTATTAATACATCTGGGGACAGAGGATACATG GAATTTTACATTAGGCACACTGATGGAACCCCAATTAGCTCTGAACCCGAACAACAGCGTGTAATCCAATGCTTACAGGCCGCGGTTCAAAGAAGAGCATCTGAG GGTGTGAGGCTAGAACTATGCACCGAGGATAGACAAGGTCTTCTAGCTTATGTTACAAGGACGTTCCGCGAGAACGGTCTAAACGTGACGAGGGCCGAGATATCCACGACAACGGACAAGGCGCTAAACGTATTCTACGTGACGGATGCAATGGGAAACCTTGCGGATGCGAAAACCATAGAATCAGTGAGACAGAAAATCGGGTTGAGTAACTTGAAAGTGAAGGAACTTCCATTGATTTACCAtcaaaagagggagagggaggagcAGCAAGGAGTTGGTGGGGCAGTTTTGTTATCACTTGGGAGCCTAGTGAGAAGGAATCTGTACAATTTGGGGCTCATCGGATCTCATTATTAA